From one Streptomyces sp. SCSIO 30461 genomic stretch:
- a CDS encoding IS5 family transposase, which yields MMPAVSADLSKRLVPDELWELVAPLLPPFAVRPQGGGTAPRDERAVFTAVVYVLTSGCAWRHLPPTFGTSSATAHHRFNVWTEAGLWRRLHRAVLDELGARARWTGSRRSSTRPPFSPKGGSLTGPNPVDRGKKGSKLRVLSDAQGIPLAVAVSGANMHDSLALKPLILVG from the coding sequence ATGATGCCCGCCGTGAGTGCTGATCTGTCGAAGCGTCTGGTTCCTGATGAACTCTGGGAGCTGGTTGCCCCGTTACTGCCGCCGTTCGCGGTTCGACCGCAAGGTGGCGGGACCGCTCCGCGTGACGAGCGGGCTGTGTTCACCGCAGTGGTGTACGTGCTGACCAGCGGCTGTGCCTGGCGGCATCTGCCGCCGACGTTCGGCACGTCCTCCGCCACCGCGCATCACCGCTTCAACGTATGGACCGAGGCCGGCCTGTGGCGTCGGCTACATCGGGCGGTGCTGGACGAACTCGGGGCCCGGGCGAGGTGGACTGGATCTCGGCGATCGTCGACGCGGCCTCCGTTCTCGCCGAAAGGGGGATCGCTGACCGGGCCAAACCCGGTCGACCGCGGCAAGAAGGGCAGCAAGCTGCGCGTACTGTCCGATGCCCAGGGCATCCCCCTCGCCGTCGCCGTGTCAGGTGCGAACATGCACGACAGCCTCGCCCTCAAGCCGCTCATCCTCGTTGGGTGA
- a CDS encoding serine hydrolase: MPPPRLTRTATALLATVAALLATPTHAAPPDKHVLRYCTAREHPKLANRLNRDIARAVQGRKSTLSFAVWDSGTGLRCAFRPDAHYDSASIVKVTIMTATLLRAQEEGRPLTPWERYNLRLMITESDNTAAANLYDSLGMPFLQYTLRRCGMFDTFLNPGIGEWGLTQVTAHDEMKQLDVYTVNDTVLSPKNQAYGLRLMNEVVPAQRWGTPFGAPPGVVVHVKNGWLQRVTEAWRVHSLGIFTSRERSVPLPAGQGPHHHACGDKAPGQRLYQMAILTDQDPSMSYGIGTIQRIAWHVHRDLNDYYEATGGPVPEYLPDFEADEVGDGSYPRRTAESPDS, translated from the coding sequence ATGCCGCCCCCCCGCCTCACCCGCACCGCCACGGCGCTGCTGGCGACCGTAGCCGCGCTGCTCGCCACACCAACCCACGCAGCCCCTCCCGATAAGCACGTTCTCCGATACTGCACGGCACGCGAGCACCCGAAACTGGCCAACCGCCTCAACCGGGACATCGCTCGCGCCGTCCAGGGACGCAAATCCACCCTGTCCTTCGCCGTCTGGGACTCCGGGACCGGCCTGAGATGCGCTTTTCGGCCCGACGCGCACTACGACTCGGCCAGCATCGTGAAGGTCACCATCATGACCGCCACCCTGCTCAGGGCCCAAGAGGAAGGCCGCCCGCTGACGCCGTGGGAGAGGTACAACCTCCGGCTCATGATCACGGAGTCGGACAACACGGCCGCCGCCAACCTCTACGACAGCCTGGGCATGCCATTCCTCCAGTACACCCTGCGCCGCTGCGGCATGTTCGACACGTTTCTGAACCCCGGCATCGGTGAGTGGGGCCTGACTCAGGTGACCGCCCACGACGAGATGAAGCAACTCGACGTGTACACCGTCAACGACACGGTGCTCTCGCCGAAGAACCAGGCCTACGGCCTCCGGCTGATGAACGAGGTGGTGCCCGCACAGCGCTGGGGCACGCCCTTCGGCGCTCCCCCCGGAGTCGTCGTCCACGTCAAGAACGGATGGCTCCAGCGTGTTACCGAGGCCTGGAGGGTCCACAGCCTGGGCATCTTCACCAGCCGCGAGCGGTCCGTTCCCCTGCCGGCCGGCCAGGGGCCGCACCACCACGCCTGCGGGGACAAGGCACCCGGACAGAGGCTGTACCAGATGGCGATCCTCACCGACCAGGACCCTTCGATGTCGTACGGCATCGGAACCATCCAGCGGATCGCCTGGCACGTCCATCGCGACCTGAACGACTACTACGAGGCGACGGGAGGGCCTGTGCCGGAGTACCTGCCCGACTTCGAGGCCGACGAGGTGGGTGACGGGTCCTACCCGCGCCGGACGGCGGAGTCCCCGGACAGCTGA
- a CDS encoding DinB family protein — protein MIDEFAKNSLHGRLRRDRKALLWKLDGLSEYDARRPLTVTGTNLLGLVKHVASVEARYFGEVFDRPSPEPLPRWQDHDGSDLWVAEDEARDQIIESYRRTWEHSDATIDELALDAPGHVPWWPEPYPNTNLFAILVHVLGEINRHAGHADILREGVDGRTGMRPEHEMQIDEGARTAYRAKIEQAARSAATVKA, from the coding sequence ATGATCGATGAATTCGCGAAGAACAGCCTGCACGGGAGACTGCGGCGGGACCGCAAGGCGCTGCTCTGGAAACTCGACGGCCTGTCCGAGTACGACGCCCGCCGACCTTTGACAGTGACCGGGACCAACCTCCTCGGCCTGGTCAAACACGTGGCCAGCGTCGAGGCCAGGTACTTCGGCGAGGTCTTCGACCGGCCGTCCCCGGAACCGCTGCCCCGGTGGCAGGACCACGACGGCAGCGATCTATGGGTAGCTGAGGACGAGGCGCGCGATCAGATCATCGAGTCCTACCGGCGCACGTGGGAACACTCAGACGCGACGATCGACGAGCTTGCCCTCGACGCCCCCGGTCACGTGCCGTGGTGGCCGGAGCCTTATCCCAACACGAACCTGTTCGCCATCCTGGTCCACGTCCTCGGCGAGATCAACCGGCATGCCGGGCACGCCGACATCCTTCGTGAAGGCGTCGACGGCCGAACCGGGATGCGCCCCGAACACGAGATGCAGATCGATGAGGGCGCCCGCACCGCCTACCGCGCGAAGATCGAGCAGGCCGCCAGATCGGCCGCAACAGTCAAGGCATAG
- a CDS encoding isochorismatase family cysteine hydrolase yields the protein MFVEKSAPSAFFPGRCSLPELLEENNIDSVLITGTVTQVCCESSARDAFTRGYRIVMVADANATGRDQDHNATLATIYRSFGDVRSTAEVLTLIKATQP from the coding sequence GTGTTCGTGGAGAAGTCCGCGCCGAGCGCCTTCTTCCCGGGCCGCTGCTCGCTCCCCGAACTCCTCGAGGAGAACAACATCGACAGCGTTCTGATCACCGGCACGGTCACCCAGGTGTGCTGCGAGTCCTCGGCCCGCGACGCCTTCACCCGCGGCTACCGGATCGTCATGGTCGCCGACGCCAACGCAACCGGCCGCGACCAGGACCACAACGCCACCCTCGCCACCATCTACCGCAGCTTCGGCGATGTGCGGTCCACGGCGGAGGTACTGACATTGATCAAGGCAACGCAGCCCTGA
- a CDS encoding pirin family protein → MSNLDRQAAMSPCGGRGFVVAEPVRELLAPRRVPLGESTEVRRLLPNLGRRMIGAWCFVDHYGPDDIADEPGMQVPPHPHMGLQTVSWLHEGEVLHRDSVGSLQTIRPRELGLMTSGSAISHSEESPRPHARFLHGAQLWVALPDSHRRVEPHFEHHPELPHVTASGLTATLILGELDGITSPGTTYSPIVGADLSLARGTETSVPLEPDFEYAVLSMSGEAHVDGVPVLPGSMLYLGCGRRELPLRAESDAALMLLGGEPFEEEIVMWWNFIGRSHEDIAQAREDWMSSTRFGHVESYGGDRLSAPELPPVALKPRGRVR, encoded by the coding sequence ATGAGCAACCTAGATCGTCAGGCCGCCATGTCACCCTGCGGCGGCCGCGGCTTCGTCGTCGCCGAGCCGGTGCGAGAGCTCCTGGCCCCCCGCCGTGTCCCGCTCGGCGAATCCACCGAGGTCCGCCGACTGCTCCCCAACCTGGGCCGCCGGATGATCGGCGCTTGGTGCTTCGTGGACCACTACGGCCCCGACGACATCGCCGACGAACCCGGCATGCAGGTCCCGCCCCACCCGCACATGGGACTCCAGACGGTGAGCTGGCTTCACGAGGGAGAGGTGCTGCACCGCGACAGCGTCGGCAGCCTCCAGACCATCCGCCCCCGCGAGCTCGGGCTGATGACCTCCGGCAGCGCGATCAGCCACTCCGAGGAGAGCCCCCGGCCGCACGCCCGATTCCTGCACGGAGCCCAACTGTGGGTGGCGCTACCCGACTCCCATCGCCGTGTAGAGCCCCACTTCGAGCACCACCCCGAACTGCCCCACGTCACCGCCTCCGGTCTCACCGCGACACTCATCCTCGGCGAACTCGACGGCATCACATCTCCCGGTACGACGTACTCCCCGATCGTCGGCGCGGACCTGTCCCTCGCCCGTGGCACCGAGACCAGCGTCCCCCTTGAGCCCGACTTCGAGTACGCCGTCCTCTCCATGTCCGGCGAAGCACACGTCGACGGAGTGCCTGTGCTGCCCGGCTCGATGCTGTACCTGGGCTGCGGACGCCGCGAACTTCCGCTGCGCGCCGAGTCGGACGCGGCTCTGATGCTCCTGGGCGGCGAGCCGTTCGAGGAGGAGATCGTGATGTGGTGGAACTTCATCGGGAGGTCCCATGAGGATATCGCACAGGCCAGGGAGGACTGGATGAGTAGCACCCGATTCGGTCACGTGGAGAGCTACGGTGGGGATCGGTTGTCCGCTCCAGAACTCCCGCCGGTGGCGCTGAAACCGCGAGGGAGGGTGCGTTGA
- a CDS encoding tetratricopeptide repeat protein, giving the protein MFFEAKEYLTAARILGGLVDEAPLHTAARLLLARAYYHSAQLAKAEKELRAILEQDPVEHYARLMLGRALERQGRAGEAAAHLRLAAAMSGEASGPAAPGADQ; this is encoded by the coding sequence ATGTTCTTCGAAGCGAAGGAGTACCTCACCGCGGCCCGCATTCTCGGCGGGCTGGTGGACGAGGCGCCCTTGCACACCGCTGCGCGGCTGCTGCTGGCGCGGGCGTACTACCACTCGGCGCAGCTCGCGAAAGCCGAGAAGGAACTGCGGGCGATCCTGGAGCAGGATCCGGTGGAGCACTACGCCAGGCTGATGCTGGGCCGCGCCCTGGAGCGGCAGGGACGGGCTGGTGAAGCTGCAGCGCATCTGCGGCTGGCGGCTGCCATGTCCGGGGAGGCCTCCGGCCCAGCGGCGCCGGGCGCGGATCAGTAG
- a CDS encoding electron transfer flavoprotein subunit beta/FixA family protein, translating into MSLRIVVCVKYVPDATGDRHFADDLTVDRDDVDGLLSELDEYAVEQALQITEGVDGAEITVLTVGPEDAKDALRKALSMGADKAVHVEDDDLHGSDVMGTSLVLAKAVEETGFDLVVCGMASTDGTMGVLPAVLAERLGVPQVTLLSEVSVEGGVVTGRRDGDAASERLEASLPAVVSVTDQSGEARYPSFKGIMAAKKKPVRSLDLSDLGLEAGQVGLEGAWTVVDSAAERPARSAGTIVKDEGEGGRRLAEFLAGQKFI; encoded by the coding sequence GTGAGCTTGAGGATCGTTGTCTGTGTGAAGTACGTGCCCGATGCCACTGGCGACCGGCACTTCGCGGATGATCTGACCGTTGACCGTGATGATGTGGACGGCCTGCTGTCGGAGTTGGACGAGTACGCGGTCGAGCAGGCGTTGCAGATCACGGAGGGTGTGGACGGTGCGGAGATCACCGTGCTGACCGTGGGTCCTGAGGATGCGAAGGACGCGTTGCGCAAGGCGTTGTCGATGGGTGCGGACAAGGCCGTTCATGTCGAGGATGACGATCTGCACGGCAGTGATGTGATGGGTACGTCGCTGGTGCTGGCGAAGGCGGTCGAGGAGACCGGGTTCGATCTGGTGGTGTGTGGGATGGCGTCGACGGACGGGACGATGGGTGTGTTGCCGGCGGTTCTGGCGGAGCGTCTGGGTGTGCCGCAGGTGACGTTGCTGTCGGAGGTGTCCGTCGAGGGTGGTGTGGTGACGGGTCGTCGTGATGGTGACGCGGCGTCGGAGCGGTTGGAGGCGTCGCTTCCTGCGGTGGTGTCGGTGACGGATCAGTCGGGTGAGGCGCGGTATCCGTCGTTCAAGGGGATCATGGCGGCGAAGAAGAAGCCGGTTCGGTCGTTGGATCTGTCGGATCTGGGTCTGGAGGCCGGGCAGGTGGGTCTGGAGGGTGCGTGGACCGTGGTGGATTCCGCGGCTGAGCGTCCGGCTCGTAGTGCGGGCACGATCGTGAAGGACGAGGGCGAGGGTGGTAGGCGGCTCGCTGAGTTCCTCGCGGGTCAGAAGTTCATCTGA
- a CDS encoding electron transfer flavoprotein subunit alpha/FixB family protein, with translation MAEVLVYVDHVDGAVRKPTLELLTLARRIGEPVALALGSGAGETVSVLAEHGAVRVLTADAPEFGAYLVVPKVDALQAAVEAVSPVAVLVPSSAEGKEVAARLAVRIGSGLITDAVDLEAGESGPVATQSAFAASFTTKSRVSRGVPVITVKPNSAAVEPAAAAGAVEVLEVVFGEQATGTKVVSRTARESTGRPELTEAAIVVSGGRGVNGAENFAVIEALADSLGAAVGASRAAVDAGWYPHSNQVGQTGKSVSPQLYIASGISGAIQHRAGMQTSKTIVAVNKDAEAPIFDLVDYGVVGDLFDVVPQLTEEINTRKG, from the coding sequence ATGGCTGAAGTTCTCGTCTACGTCGATCACGTGGATGGTGCCGTCCGCAAGCCGACGCTGGAGTTGTTGACGCTGGCTCGCCGGATTGGTGAGCCGGTTGCGCTTGCGTTGGGTTCCGGTGCGGGGGAGACCGTGTCGGTGCTGGCCGAGCATGGTGCGGTTCGGGTGTTGACCGCGGATGCGCCGGAGTTCGGTGCGTATCTGGTGGTGCCGAAGGTGGATGCGTTGCAGGCCGCTGTGGAGGCGGTGTCGCCGGTGGCGGTGTTGGTGCCGTCGTCGGCGGAGGGTAAGGAGGTCGCGGCGCGGCTGGCGGTGCGGATCGGTTCGGGTCTGATCACCGATGCGGTGGATCTGGAGGCGGGTGAGTCGGGTCCGGTGGCCACGCAGTCGGCGTTCGCGGCGTCGTTCACGACGAAGTCGCGTGTGTCGCGGGGTGTTCCGGTGATCACGGTGAAGCCGAATTCGGCTGCGGTGGAGCCGGCTGCGGCCGCGGGTGCGGTCGAGGTGCTCGAGGTGGTCTTCGGTGAGCAGGCGACGGGTACGAAGGTGGTGTCGCGTACGGCGCGGGAGTCGACCGGGCGTCCGGAGCTGACCGAGGCCGCGATCGTGGTGTCCGGTGGGCGTGGTGTCAATGGTGCGGAGAACTTCGCGGTGATCGAGGCGCTGGCGGACTCGCTGGGTGCCGCGGTGGGTGCCTCGCGTGCCGCGGTCGACGCGGGGTGGTACCCGCACTCCAACCAGGTCGGTCAGACGGGTAAGAGTGTGTCGCCGCAGTTGTACATCGCCTCGGGTATCTCCGGCGCGATCCAGCACCGGGCGGGTATGCAGACCTCGAAGACCATCGTGGCGGTGAACAAGGACGCCGAGGCCCCGATCTTCGACCTGGTCGACTACGGCGTCGTCGGCGACCTCTTCGACGTCGTCCCCCAGCTCACCGAGGAGATCAACACCCGCAAGGGCTGA
- a CDS encoding YbhB/YbcL family Raf kinase inhibitor-like protein — translation MLTLGTLLKNKRAGESRLAWYHPNLSGPDTLDLRSADFAHGQAIPAVHAGRRAGGRNLSPALTWTGTPQEAAQLLLVVEDPDAPTSRPFVHCLALISPARQELAPGALSADAAVEGIHVLRPGMGRGYLGPQPPKGHGEHRYAFQLFALRTAITSVPGRANLEASRPRDVLDAVGGPALARGRLDGIYSR, via the coding sequence ATGCTGACTCTGGGAACGCTTCTGAAGAACAAGCGCGCAGGTGAATCGCGCCTGGCCTGGTACCACCCCAACCTGTCCGGCCCGGACACACTGGACCTGCGCAGTGCCGACTTCGCGCACGGTCAAGCGATCCCCGCCGTCCACGCCGGCCGCCGCGCAGGAGGACGGAACCTCTCCCCGGCCCTCACCTGGACCGGCACCCCACAGGAGGCAGCGCAACTCCTCCTGGTCGTCGAGGACCCCGACGCCCCCACCAGCAGACCGTTCGTCCACTGCCTGGCCCTGATCTCCCCAGCACGGCAGGAACTGGCTCCAGGCGCCCTGAGCGCGGACGCCGCGGTCGAAGGCATCCACGTGCTGCGCCCCGGCATGGGCCGTGGCTACCTTGGACCTCAGCCCCCCAAGGGACACGGCGAACACCGATACGCCTTCCAGCTCTTCGCACTGCGTACTGCCATCACCTCGGTCCCGGGCCGGGCGAACCTGGAAGCGTCCCGGCCCCGGGACGTGCTCGACGCGGTGGGCGGCCCGGCTCTCGCGCGCGGCCGCCTCGACGGCATCTACTCCCGCTGA
- a CDS encoding TetR family transcriptional regulator — protein MRDALAEAAFQLFMERGYEQTTVDDIVARAGVGRRSFFRYFPSKEDAVFPDHERCLADVTAFLTAAGDEGDPVARVCDAARLVLRMYAADPEFSVQRYRLTKEVPGLRTYELSVVRRYERTMAGYLRRRCAESADGALRADVIAAAVVAAHNNALRSWLRSGGEEDAETAMDHALRLVMDVWGEGRVEGARDGIAESRGEGDVLVLVTRRGTPMWRVVQRMEEALDGR, from the coding sequence ATGCGGGACGCGCTGGCCGAAGCGGCGTTCCAACTGTTCATGGAGCGCGGGTACGAGCAGACCACGGTCGACGACATCGTGGCTCGCGCCGGAGTCGGGCGGCGCTCGTTCTTCCGCTACTTCCCCTCCAAGGAGGACGCGGTCTTCCCGGACCACGAGCGCTGTCTTGCCGATGTGACCGCGTTCCTCACCGCGGCCGGGGACGAGGGCGATCCCGTGGCCAGGGTCTGTGACGCGGCCAGGCTGGTGCTGCGGATGTACGCGGCCGACCCCGAGTTCTCCGTGCAGCGCTACCGGCTCACCAAGGAAGTGCCCGGGCTGAGGACCTACGAACTCTCCGTGGTCCGCCGCTATGAGCGCACGATGGCCGGTTATCTGCGCCGCCGCTGCGCGGAGTCCGCGGATGGTGCGCTGCGGGCCGATGTGATCGCCGCCGCGGTGGTCGCCGCGCACAACAACGCGCTGCGGTCCTGGTTGCGTTCGGGGGGAGAGGAGGATGCCGAGACCGCCATGGACCACGCGCTGCGCCTCGTGATGGACGTTTGGGGGGAGGGCCGTGTGGAAGGTGCTCGGGATGGCATCGCCGAGAGCCGTGGCGAAGGGGACGTGCTTGTGCTGGTCACCCGTCGGGGCACTCCGATGTGGCGGGTGGTGCAGAGAATGGAAGAGGCGCTGGATGGCCGCTGA
- a CDS encoding zinc ribbon domain-containing protein → MLKQESGTATAVRQEPALTYQRCRWCGTASFRRLLCPVCASSDLDAEQSEGLGTVVRTSVVHRNTAVARNESLIRFPEGFMFRCRVIGVDPHLVWVGAPVRPAAGWDMEAGEAVFEICEPGGRADRY, encoded by the coding sequence GTGTTGAAGCAAGAATCCGGCACAGCGACGGCGGTGCGCCAGGAGCCCGCACTCACCTACCAGCGATGCCGCTGGTGCGGCACCGCCTCGTTCCGGCGTCTGCTCTGTCCGGTCTGCGCCTCAAGCGACCTGGACGCCGAGCAGAGCGAGGGACTCGGCACCGTCGTCCGCACCAGCGTCGTCCACCGCAACACCGCTGTGGCGCGCAACGAGTCCCTGATCCGCTTCCCCGAGGGCTTCATGTTCCGCTGCCGGGTCATCGGAGTCGACCCGCATCTCGTGTGGGTGGGAGCCCCGGTGCGGCCCGCGGCCGGCTGGGACATGGAAGCCGGGGAAGCGGTGTTCGAGATCTGCGAGCCGGGCGGTCGCGCGGACCGCTACTGA
- a CDS encoding SDR family NAD(P)-dependent oxidoreductase: MNDSKRTDFTGRTVVVTGASSGIGAAAARRFAALGATVAVVGRSHQKTSAVAAQIGAEAHLVDYGRLDDVRRLAGELLARYPRIDVLANNAGGFFTSRKASADGHELTFQVNHLAPFLLTNLLLDRIAEAPNGSRVVNTASVEYRKGHLDLDDLDRMRGRYRWREAYAAAKLATVVFTGELARRSQGRGVTASSFHPGSVASDVARDNAMMRAFMGTRLVKAMMATPEQGAEPLLHLAGTPNALAVNGAYFDRLEREEPRNAQATDPELARRLWDRSAELTGLAATALG, from the coding sequence ATGAACGACAGCAAGAGGACCGACTTCACCGGTCGCACGGTGGTGGTCACCGGTGCGAGTTCGGGGATCGGCGCCGCGGCGGCACGGCGCTTCGCCGCACTCGGGGCGACGGTCGCCGTCGTCGGCCGATCGCACCAGAAGACCAGCGCCGTCGCCGCACAGATCGGCGCCGAGGCCCACCTGGTGGACTACGGGCGACTGGACGACGTGCGCCGCCTGGCCGGGGAACTCCTTGCCCGTTATCCGCGGATCGACGTCCTGGCCAACAACGCGGGGGGATTCTTCACCAGCCGCAAGGCGAGCGCCGACGGCCACGAGCTGACCTTCCAGGTCAACCACCTGGCGCCGTTCCTGCTGACGAACCTGCTGCTGGACCGCATCGCGGAGGCACCGAACGGCTCCCGAGTGGTGAACACCGCCAGCGTGGAGTACCGCAAGGGGCACCTGGATCTGGATGACCTCGACCGTATGCGCGGCCGCTACCGCTGGCGGGAGGCGTACGCGGCCGCCAAGCTCGCCACCGTCGTCTTCACCGGAGAACTCGCCCGCCGATCACAGGGCAGGGGCGTGACCGCCTCGTCCTTCCACCCCGGCTCCGTCGCCAGCGACGTCGCCCGGGACAACGCCATGATGCGGGCGTTCATGGGCACGCGCCTGGTCAAGGCCATGATGGCCACGCCCGAGCAGGGCGCCGAGCCGCTGCTGCACCTGGCCGGCACGCCGAACGCCCTCGCCGTCAACGGCGCCTACTTCGACCGCCTCGAACGCGAGGAGCCCCGCAACGCACAGGCCACCGACCCGGAGCTGGCCCGACGCCTGTGGGACCGCTCGGCGGAACTGACCGGCCTTGCAGCCACCGCCCTCGGGTGA
- a CDS encoding SMI1/KNR4 family protein: MSHPAVARLRELLPPPDSGCDPVDWERTKRTTRLAFPADYREFVESYGGGEIDEYLSIGTPPVPGSAYGDLLDKVDPSLSDRDRAELGALLPGGPLPPLLPFADSASGDVAFWLRAGAPDDWRVAVFRRQTPYGMNRWSVFDGGMASFCVAVLTGEVNPFSERLSAGDRHEFMSWRGV; the protein is encoded by the coding sequence ATGTCCCATCCCGCTGTTGCCCGCCTGCGCGAGCTGCTGCCGCCGCCCGACTCTGGCTGCGACCCTGTGGATTGGGAAAGGACCAAGCGAACGACGCGCCTAGCGTTCCCGGCCGACTATCGCGAGTTCGTGGAGTCGTACGGCGGCGGCGAGATCGACGAGTACCTGTCCATCGGCACGCCACCGGTGCCCGGCTCGGCGTACGGGGATCTCCTGGACAAGGTAGATCCCTCCCTCTCGGACCGGGACCGTGCAGAGTTGGGCGCCCTCTTGCCGGGAGGCCCGCTGCCGCCACTCCTGCCCTTCGCGGACTCGGCGAGCGGCGATGTCGCGTTCTGGCTGCGCGCGGGCGCTCCCGACGACTGGCGGGTGGCCGTTTTTCGGAGGCAGACGCCCTACGGGATGAACCGCTGGAGTGTGTTCGACGGTGGCATGGCGTCGTTCTGCGTGGCGGTGCTGACCGGCGAGGTGAACCCGTTCAGCGAACGGCTGTCGGCGGGGGACCGGCATGAGTTCATGAGTTGGCGGGGGGTGTAG
- a CDS encoding SMI1/KNR4 family protein, which produces MSEELSRWYRGRLVVGPFKSFEVGEVDGLEREIGLPLPPAYRSFLEAAGGESLTYSVRLPACAPEPFQSFDDLHQLGRDDDGEYGWGTLLGEYRRSRDGWLAQEVSLVGLLPIARNGGSDTLFLDLNPATHGQLHAFVHGVPHPGYLPKGVFTRVAHDFDAYLDNLVVDPDLAEDTWADVVDSDSTDPWRRTVEEWLDKELPGWRAEPWAAA; this is translated from the coding sequence GTGTCTGAGGAGCTGTCGCGCTGGTATCGAGGCCGCCTTGTCGTGGGGCCGTTCAAGTCGTTCGAGGTTGGTGAAGTGGACGGTCTCGAACGGGAGATTGGACTGCCGCTGCCGCCCGCCTATCGATCGTTCCTGGAGGCGGCGGGCGGGGAGAGCCTCACATACTCGGTCCGATTGCCGGCTTGCGCCCCGGAGCCGTTCCAGAGTTTCGACGACCTGCATCAGCTCGGCCGTGACGACGACGGCGAATACGGCTGGGGCACCCTGCTGGGCGAGTACCGACGCAGCCGTGATGGGTGGCTCGCCCAGGAGGTCTCACTGGTCGGCCTTCTCCCGATCGCCCGCAACGGCGGCAGTGACACCCTCTTCCTCGACCTGAACCCGGCCACCCATGGCCAGCTCCATGCCTTCGTGCACGGCGTCCCTCACCCGGGATACCTGCCGAAGGGGGTCTTCACCAGAGTCGCTCACGACTTCGACGCCTACCTCGACAACCTCGTCGTCGATCCGGACCTCGCCGAAGACACCTGGGCCGATGTCGTCGACAGCGACTCCACCGACCCTTGGCGGCGGACTGTCGAGGAATGGCTCGACAAGGAACTGCCGGGCTGGCGTGCTGAGCCCTGGGCGGCGGCCTGA